From one Dermacentor silvarum isolate Dsil-2018 chromosome 3, BIME_Dsil_1.4, whole genome shotgun sequence genomic stretch:
- the LOC119446439 gene encoding proton-coupled folate transporter, whose amino-acid sequence MEGGLPSVAGDFVEDYLEHTWRRRAQRYRRRLREFFMPSGLHGTFRNLDSLAGASSPTSEDLEEEDRRSCCRKCLDFVVTLRLEAFFFLFTLAYTMQYATTANLLELKACYQVLNESKEICGNLTENSKELVKVRNVATLYIIYQSLVGFLPGALITLVVASWCDESGRFKIPLYVSLVGSMLKISGELVTAVYEDASIYFNLISAIPEGLSGGLPAILMSSYTITALSSSRKQRTMRFFTLQIAFVIALPVGQLITALAFVNSGRFVPLMGSSLGILALSFLCAVFLVRDTAPCIAEDPGNVQAPGESSSGVPSSSARPYKLVKHLFSTRHLVGSIRTVLGRHYDVDRFRIPLLVLSVFLLVLNSQTSFMGYFYAKKQFNWTFSQYLVITSAFSLASVLVLIPLLVIFLRWLPNQEYGLAVVGIMGVGAKNIFHASSGAAGSPLYFLGYGFGMLSNIAPACIRSHISRLLPDAEYGRLFSVMATCEALAPLLGRVMFERLFGLSKGFFAGLSFIVGLLFLVLPLAVVVYFWRKRQNEYAVMAEDPAAENANPRA is encoded by the coding sequence ATGGAAGGAGGTTTGCCAAGCGTTGCGGGTGACTTTGTTGAAGACTACTTGGAACACACATGGCGAAGACGGGCCCAGCGCTACAGGCGACGGCTGAGAGAGTTTTTTATGCCATCTGGGCTGCACGGCACATTTCGAAACTTGGACTCATTGGCTGGGGCAAGTTCTCCCACCTCTGAGGACTTAGAAGAGGAAGACAGGCGCAGTTGCTGTCGGAAGTGTCTGGACTTTGTTGTGACGCTGCGGCTTGAAGCATTCTTTTTTCTCTTCACCCTAGCCTACACTATGCAGTATGCCACAACAGCCAATCTGCTTGAGCTGAAGGCATGCTACCAGGTGCTTAATGAGAGCAAGGAAATCTGTGGAAATTTGACGGAGAATTCAAAGGAGCTTGTAAAGGTTCGAAATGTTGCTACTTTGTACATTATATATCAGTCTCTCGTTGGGTTTTTGCCTGGAGCGTTGATCACTCTTGTCGTTGCAAGTTGGTGTGACGAGTCTGGTAGGTTCAAGATTCCATTGTATGTTTCTCTCGTTGGCAGCATGCTCAAGATTTCTGGAGAGCTGGTGACTGCGGTGTATGAAGACGCGTCTATCTACTTCAACCTGATCTCTGCAATCCCTGAGGGCCTGTCTGGTGGCCTTCCAGCTATTCTCATGTCGTCTTACACAATTACAGCATTGTCATCTTCGAGGAAACAGAGAACCATGAGGTTCTTCACCTTACAGATTGCCTTTGTCATTGCACTGCCAGTTGGTCAGCTAATCACTGCCCTCGCATTTGTAAACTCTGGTAGGTTTGTCCCTTTGATGGGCTCCTCACTAGGCATTCTTGCCCTGTCATTCCTGTGTGCAGTATTCCTAGTCAGGGATACGGCTCCCTGCATTGCAGAAGATCCAGGAAACGTTCAAGCTCCTGGAGAGTCTTCGTCTGGAGTGCCTTCCTCCAGCGCAAGACCTTATAAGCTAGTCAAGCATCTCTTCAGCACACGACATCTCGTGGGCAGCATCCGCACTGTCCTCGGCCGTCATTACGACGTAGACCGGTTTAGGATTCCACTGCTTGTTCTCTCTGTGTTCCTTCTTGTACTGAACAGCCAGACATCTTTCATGGGTTACTTCTACGCAAAGAAGCAGTTCAACTGGACCTTCTCCCAGTACCTGGTGATTACTTCTGCATTTTCACTAGCTAGTGTGCTTGTTTTGATTCCACTTTTAGTAATCTTCCTGCGTTGGCTTCCAAACCAAGAGTATGGTCTTGCCGTAGTTGGCATCATGGGGGTTGGTGCCAAGAACATCTTCCATGCGTCTTCTGGAGCTGCGGGCAGCCCTCTTTACTTTCTAGGCTATGGCTTTGGAATGCTGAGCAATATTGCACCAGCTTGCATACGCTCACACATTTCGAGACTTCTTCCAGATGCTGAATACGGAAGACTGTTTTCTGTAATGGCAACCTGTGAAGCCCTTGCTCCTCTCTTGGGGCGCGTGATGTTTGAGCGACTGTTCGGTTTGTCCAAAGGTTTCTTTGCGGGGCTTTCGTTTATAGTTGGCCTCCTATTTTTGGTCCTGCCTCTAGCTGTAGTAGTTTATTTCTGGCGTAAGCGTCAGAATGAGTATGCTGTAATGGCAGAGGACCCAGCAGCTGAAAATGCAAATCCTAGAGCTTAG